One region of Agelaius phoeniceus isolate bAgePho1 chromosome W unlocalized genomic scaffold, bAgePho1.hap1 SUPER_W_unloc_1, whole genome shotgun sequence genomic DNA includes:
- the LOC143692440 gene encoding olfactory receptor 14J1-like gives MSNSSSIRHFLLLALADTRQLQLLHFCLLLGISLAALLGNGLIISAVACGHHLHTPMFFFLLNLALADLGSICTTVPKAMHNSLWDTSNISYTGCAAQLFFFLFFLGSEYSLLTIMCYDRYVSICKPLHYGTLLGSRACAHMAAAAWASAFLYSLLHTANTFSLPLCHGNALGQFFCEIPQILKLSCSKSQLRELGLLGVSACLALSCFMFIVFSYMQIFRAVLRIPSEQGRHKAFSTCLPHLAVVSLFISTIIVAHLKPPSMSSPSLDLALSVLYSVVPPALNPLIYSLRNQELKAAVWRLMTGWFRKY, from the coding sequence atgtccaacagcagctccatcaggcacttcctgctgctggcattggcagacacgcggcagctgcagctcctgcacttctgcctcttgctgggcatctccctggctgccctcctgggcaacggcctcatcatcagcgccgtagcctgcggccaccacctgcacacgcccatgttcttcttcctgctcaacctggccctcgctgacctgggctccatctgcaccactgtccccaaagccatgcacaattccctctgggacaccagcaacatctcctacactggatgtgctgctcagctctttttctttctcttcttccttggatcagagtattccctcctgaccatcatgtgctacgaccgctacgtgtccatctgcaaacccctgcactatgggaccctcctgggcagcagagcttgtgcccacatggcagcagctgcatgggccagtgcctttctctattcactgctgcacacggccaatacattttccctgcccctgtgccatggcaatgccctgggccagttcttctgtgaaattccacagatcctcaagctctcctgctccaaatcccaaCTCAGGGAACTGGGGCTTCTTGGTGTTAGTGCCTGTTTAGCACTTAGTTGTTTcatgttcattgttttctcctatatgcagatcttcagggctgtgctgaggatcccctctgagcagggacggcacaaagccttttccacctgcctccctcacctggccgtggtctcTCTGTTCATCAGCACTATTATcgttgctcacctgaagcccccctccatgtcctcgccatccctggatctggccctgtcagttctgtactcggtggtgcctccagccctgaaccccctcatctacagcctgaggaaccaggagctcaaggctgcagtgtggagactgatgactggatggtttcggaaatattaa